Proteins co-encoded in one Setaria viridis chromosome 9, Setaria_viridis_v4.0, whole genome shotgun sequence genomic window:
- the LOC117837938 gene encoding filament-like plant protein 4, translating into MDRRSWPWKKKSSEKSSNTDALQSSNQAEQDEKVPKYVQISPERYSHLLESIQQIEILNAKIKVLNEKVSAAQSEMNTKDALVKQHAKVAEEAVSGWEQAEAEASALKLQLETVTLSKLAAEERAAHLDGALKECMKQVRTVKEEGQQKLHDVVFAKTKYWENIIAELEAKLVDYEQDLIRAGAENDALSRSLEERANLLLKVNEEKAQAEAQIEVLKSTIQSGEKEINSLKYELHVVSKELDIRNEEKNMSVRSADVATKQHMEDVKKISKLEAECQRLRGLVRKKLPGPAALAQMKMEVDSWGRDPGDNRLRRSPSRSSTLQYPMSPSPDYARENLENMQKENELLMARLLSMDEETKMLKEALSKCNHELQASKNIYAKTSGKLRSLELHMSSANLYKSPTNSYIDTSASSQKGSNPPSLTSMSEDGVDDTRSCEESWANTLVSELSHIKKDKGNKHNLTENSNQMGLMDDFLEMERLACLSSEAQECEGIVKEKVGKIGATLSPVTEKESEKNSSPALQLPGSPFSSDHLIASPSLSKLQLRISALLSSQSPQNNVVKVLDGIRNILRDIEHEVESVNVTKLQQEDTFEVTGNGSSTKEAKPLGLMDHRLTNAILNIHEFVKLFIRQTSELQGSSYYNVVSQKIEQFSRLVDEVLSDGNGLNEIVIALSEILLESGEFKLTLLRESANEAETNNLDCVDKSTLLENKAHHEPSQDSMSGASSLIPHSSSDPDFGGPSSGGAFDVKTTVRICTPEECEKLKLQKRNLDIELMKCNEMIETTNLKFSVMEKNLEDLTLKLAACENSNSLAETQLKCMAESYKTLETQKVKLEEEIRVLQTKIDTLSADLAEERRSHQEDIAKYRDLKEKMERYEKSSLFVAENSDIELKKEKEIAAAAEKLAECQETILLLGRQLQTLRPPPLESLSSALNTQPVGQFPEDAGPARSVHSKKPSGQFDADYTFSSAPGTGNVSPLSGYNRHKSPSNAAGSPYLTSPGSSKRPKHRSRSSSSSFSNQLPEKHGRVFSRLFSKGKSDR; encoded by the exons ATGGATCGACGGAGCTGGCCTTGGAAGAAGAAATCTTCTGAAAAATCATCGAACACCGATGCATTACAGAGTTCCAATCAAGCAGAACAG gaTGAGAAAGTTCCAAAATATGTGCAGATCTCACCAGAAAGATATTCACATCTTCTtgaatcaatacaacaaatcgaAATACTGAATGCGAAGATAAAGGTCCTGAATGAAAAAGTATCTGCTGCACAAAGTGAGATGAACACCAAAGATGCCCTGGTAAAGCAGCATGCTAAAGTGGCTGAAGAAGCTGTATCAG GTTGGGAGCAAGCTGAAGCAGAGGCCTCGGCACTGAAACTTCAATTGGAAACTGTAACTCTATCCAAGCTAGCAGCTGAGGAACGAGCTGCCCATCTGGATGGTGCTCTAAAAGAATGCATGAAGCAAGTGCGGACTGTGAAGGAAGAAGGTCAGCAGAAGCTGCATGATGTAGTGTTTGCAAAGACCAAATACTGGGAGAACATAATTGCTGAACTAGAAGCAAAGTTAGTCGATTATGAACAGGATCTGATTAGAGCAGGTGCTGAGAATGATGCACTATCAAGATCTCTTGAAGAACGGGCAAACTTGCTTTTGAAAGTTAACGAGGAGAAGGCTCAAGCAGAAGCCCAGATCGAAGTATTGAAGAGCACTATCCAGTCAGGTGAAAAGGAGATAAATTCATTAAAGTATGAACTACATGTTGTCTCTAAAGAGCTTGACATTCGCAATGAAGAGAAGAACATGAGTGTGCGTTCAGCTGATGTTGCAACTAAACAACATATGGAGGACGTCAAGAAAATATCAAAACTAGAAGCAGAATGCCAAAGATTACGTGGCCTTGTCCGCAAAAAGTTGCCTGGGCCTGCTGCATTAGCTCAAATGAAGATGGAAGTTGATAGCTGGGGTAGAGATCCAGGAGACAACAGATTGCGGCGTTCGCCTTCAAGGAGTTCTACACTCCAGTATCCTATGTCTCCATCTCCTGATTATGCTCGTGAAAACTTGGAAAACATGCAGAAAGAGAATGAACTTTTGATGGCACGTTTGTTGTCAATGGATGAAGAAACCAAGATGTTAAAAGAGGCATTGTCAAAATGCAACCACGAGCTACAGGCATCAAAAAACATATATGCTAAGACTTCAGGTAAGCTCCGTAGCTTGGAACTGCACATGTCTAGTGCTAACCTATATAAGAGCCCAACAAATTCATACATTGATACCTCTGCATCAAGTCAGAAAGGAAGCAACCCACCGAGCTTGACTTCCATGTCTGAAGATGGTGTTGATGATACAAGAAGTTGTGAGGAATCTTGGGCCAATACTTTGGTGTCTGAGCTCTCACACATCAAGAAAGATAAAGGAAACAAGCACAATTTGACTGAAAACTCCAATCAGATGGGCCTCATGGATGACTTCCTGGAGATGGAGAGATTGGCATGTCTGTCTTCTGAAGCTCAGGAATGTGAGGGCATTGTCAAAGAAAAGGTTGGTAAAATTGGGGCGACTCTCTCCCCTGTCACTGAAAAAGAGAGTGAAAAAAATTCATCGCCAGCTTTGCAGTTACCAGGTTCTCCGTTTAGTAGTGATCATCTGATCGCCAGCCCTTCACTTTCCAAACTGCAATTGAGAATTTCCGCTTTGTTGAGCTCTCAATCACCACAGAATAATGTTGTGAAGGTGCTGGATGGTATCAGGAACATCCTACGTGATATTGAACACGAGGTAGAATCTGTGAACGTAACCAAACTTCAGCAGGAAGACACGTTTGAAGTTACTGGTAATGGATCTTCAACAAAGGAAGCCAAACCCTTGGGCCTTATGGATCATAGGCTGACAAATGCCATTTTGAATATTCATGAGTTTGTCAAGTTATTCATAAGACAAACATCTGAGTTACAAGGAAGTTCTTACTATAATGTTGTATCTCAGAAAATAGAACAGTTCTCCAGATTAGTTGATGAAGTTCTGTCTGATGGCAATGGCTTAAATGAGATTGTGATTGCATTATCTGAAATATTGCTAGAAAGTGGGGAGTTTAAACTCACATTGTTGAGGGAGAGTGCTAATGAGGCAGAAACTAATAATCTAGATTGTGTTGATAAATCGACACTATTGGAAAACAAAGCTCATCATGAACCATCGCAAGATAGCATGTCTGGTGCTTCTTCCCTTATCCCACATTCATCTTCTGACCCTGATTTTGGGGGTCCCAGCTCTGGGGGTGCATTTGATGTTAAAACTACAGTGCGGATATGCACACCAGAGGAATGTGAAAAACTGAAATTGCAAAAGAGAAATTTAGATATTGAATTAATGAAGTGCAATGAAATGATCGAAACTACAAATCTCAAGTTTAGTGTGATGGAGAAAAACCTTGAAGACCTTACATTGAAGTTGGCAGCGTGTGAGAATTCAAATAGCTTGGCTGAAACACAGTTAAAGTGTATGGCTGAATCATACAAAACACTCGAAACCCAGAAGGTGAAACTAGAAGAAGAAATAAGAGTTTTACAGACAAAGATAGATACTTTATCAGCTGACCTTGCTGAAGAAAGACGAAGCCATCAGGAGGACATAGCCAAGTATAGAGACCTcaaggagaagatggaaag GTATGAGAAGAGTTCCTTATTTGTAGCAGAGAATTCAGATATTGAACTGAAGAAG GAGAAAGAAATAGCTGCTGCAGCAGAGAAACTTGCAGAGTGCCAGGAGACAATATTGCTCCTTGGTCGGCAGCTGCAAACTCTGCGCCCTCCTCCATTGGAATCATTGAGTTCTGCACTGAACACACAACCGGTGGGGCAATTTCCAGAAGATGCAGGACCAGCTCGAAGTGTACATTCTAAGAAGCCTTCAGGTCAATTTGATGCAGATTATACATTCTCAAGTGCTCCAGGAACAGGAAACGTGTCCCCCCTGAGTGGATATAATCGACACAAAAGCCCCTCTAATGCAGCTGGCAGCCCTTATCTTACCTCGCCAGGCAGTTCTAAGCGTCCCAAGCACAGATCTAGATCGTCATCTTCCTCATTTTCTAACCAGTTACCAGAGAAACATGGTCGAGTATTCAGTCGGTTATTCTCAAAAGGCAAGAGTGACCGCTAG